One stretch of Miscanthus floridulus cultivar M001 chromosome 18, ASM1932011v1, whole genome shotgun sequence DNA includes these proteins:
- the LOC136524315 gene encoding uncharacterized protein: protein MRLGADQVKEVKAQRLLREFENIAFKEGESIDEFGMRISNLAAELKTMGETVEDSRVIKKFLRVVPSRFSPVVVSIEMFYDMKKMTVEELVGRLRAAEERLDDKVEHTVDKMARLMLAEEDWLEKHKHHFVQGPKDGGGGSSGGTSSGSHGGHGGRSGHHKGKAAAHSDGGGSGGGEQDCKRPEKEKKKEQKQPEVNVAIGGAEPGALMLATCDVDVVRRPTQTMHLSEKVTPVLVLEGVWVLDTGASNHMTGTRSALT from the exons ATGCGTCTCGGCGCTGATCAGGTCAAGGAGGTGAAGGCCCAGAGGCTCTTGCGCGAGTTCGAGAACATCGCCTTCAAGGAGGGCGAATCAATTGATGAATTCGGCATGAGGATCTCAAATCTTGCCGCAGAACTCAAGACCATGGGGGAGACAGTGGAGGATTCGCGCGTGATCAAGAAGTTTCTGCGCGTGGTTCCTTCACGTTTCAGCCCGGTGGTCGTCTCAATCGAGATGTTCTACGACATGAAGAAGATGACCGTGGAGGAGCTAGTGGGGCGGCTGCGCGCGGCAGAGGAACGTCTCGACGATAAGGTTGAGCACACCGTCGACAAGATGGCCCGTCTCATGCTGGCCGAGGAGGACTGGCTGGAGAAGCATAAGCACCACTTCGTCCAGGGCCCCaaagatggcggcggcggctccagcgGTGGCACATCCAGTGGCAGCCATGGCGGTCATGGCGGCCGTAGTGGTCACCACAAAGGCAAGGCGGCGGCGCACTCTGATGGCGGCGGCTCAGGGGGGGGG GAGCAGGATTGCAAGCGCCcggagaaagaaaagaagaaggagcagAAGCAGCCGGAGGTGAACGTTGCCATCGGTGGAGCAGAGCCTGGAGCGCTCATGTTGGCGACGTGTGACGTTGACGTCGTGCGCCGGCCAACACAGACCATGCACCTGTCGGAGAAGGTGACCCCGGTGCTTGTTCTAGAGGGCGTGTGGGTGCTGGACACTGGGGCCAGCAATCACATGACTGGCACCAGGTCAGCACTCACGTAG